In Thermodesulfovibrionales bacterium, the following are encoded in one genomic region:
- a CDS encoding carboxymuconolactone decarboxylase family protein, which translates to MAQVKKKRLLKQAKSLMGNDELAEALSEMLEEQRGALGFLLSTLKKRPRTFNPYVLKGLSIYREPSALDRKTAELVAIGAATALRCEHCLDAHIARAVTEGATLKEVMDAILISGAISESSTLSVAFRKFKQQEGRLKRRGQKERASEE; encoded by the coding sequence GTGGCGCAAGTGAAAAAGAAAAGGCTTCTGAAACAGGCAAAGTCATTAATGGGGAATGATGAGCTTGCCGAGGCCCTGTCTGAGATGCTCGAAGAACAGCGCGGTGCTTTAGGGTTCCTCCTGAGCACCCTGAAGAAGCGGCCCCGCACCTTTAACCCTTATGTCCTCAAGGGACTTTCCATCTACCGGGAGCCGTCCGCCCTTGACCGGAAAACCGCAGAACTTGTGGCAATCGGTGCGGCAACGGCCCTCAGATGCGAGCATTGTCTCGACGCCCACATAGCCCGCGCCGTGACGGAAGGGGCAACGCTCAAGGAAGTGATGGATGCGATTCTGATCTCCGGCGCCATCTCCGAGTCGTCCACCCTGTCCGTCGCCTTCCGGAAGTTCAAGCAGCAGGAGGGGCGGCTGAAGAGGAGAGGCCAGAAGGAAAGGGCGAGTGAAGAGTAA